The following nucleotide sequence is from Halapricum desulfuricans.
AAAGACCGGCTTAGTTTCAGCCTGACTTCAGAAGGAAGTTGACCGCTCGATAGGCTCAACTCTCGGGTGTGTGGATCCAGTAAATTATTTGATGGGACCGCCGTGATTCGAACACGGGTCCGACGCACCCCATGCGCCGAGGATACCGCTACCCTACGGTCCCGCATATGGATCGAACACGGTGTCGTAATTAAGGGTGTCGTTTCGCCCGACGTGTGGGCTCCGATCTCAGACCAGTACGCGCTCGAGTTCGACGACGAGACCCGAGTCGGCGTCGGGATCGCCGACGAGACGGCCGAGACACACGGCCGCTCCGGCGGGCGTATAGCAAGCGACCAGTTGTCCGTCGGGAACGTGTGGACAGTCGATCACGCCAGGGGCATACACTGGAGCCCCGGTGGCGACGCTTTCGGCGGCACTCGGGGCGATCGTGACCTCGGGAACGTCCTCGAGCGCCCGCTCGGCCGGCTGGACGACTTCTCGCAGGTGTGTCGGGTCGTCGTCTTCGCGCCACCAGGCCAGCGCGTCGGCCAGGTCGTGCATCGTGACCAGCGAGCGATCGTCGAACGACCCGGTCGCGGTGCGACGAAGGTCGCCCATGTGCGCGCCGATACCCAGCGCGAGTCCGATGTCGTGACACAGCTTCCGAACGTAAGTCCCGCTCTCGGATCGCACCCGAAGCAGCGCTTGCCGGCCCTGCACTTCGAGGACGTCCAGTTCGTGGACCTCGCGGACGCGAAGTCGCCGGGCGACGGCGCTCTTTCGCGGTGGCTTCTGGTAGATCGGAGCCTCGAATTCGGCGACGACCTCGCGCAGGTTCTCCGGCGGTTCGCCGTGTAGCTCGAGCACCGCGACGTACTCCTTGACGGCGTCGTCGAAGACCTGTGCCATCCGCGTGGCGTCGCCAAGCAACACCGGGAGACAGCCCGTGACTTTCGGGTCGAGCGTGCCGGCGTGGGCCGCCCGGTCGAGTTCGGCCATGTCCCGCAGCCAGGCGACGACCTGATGCGCGGAGGGGCCGGGCGGCTTGTCGAGGTTGACGACGCCGAACTCGAGCAGTTCGGCCGGCGAGCGCTCGGACGGTGGGCCGCGGGTCATCTCAGAGGTCGTACTCGACGTCGGTGATCGGCGTCTTGCCTTCGTCACCGGTCTCCTTGTATGACTGGACGGCGTGCAGTGTCAGGCTGAGCACGCCCTGAGGACCCCAGCGAGCGGTGTTGATCGAGAGGTCGTAGATCGACAGATCGTCGAAGTCGATGTTATAGTACTCCTTGTATCGGTGGGCTTCGCTTTCGCCCCGCTCGAGGGTTTCATTGCGAGCCTGCTCGAAGGGTTTGTTCTCCCGCTGGGAGATCCGTTCGGCCCGGACCTCGAGCGGCGCGGACAGCCAGATTTTCAGATCAGCGTAATCGCCGGCCATCCATCCCGCGAGTCTGGATTCGAGGATCACCTCGTCGCGCTCGCGGGCGATCTCGCGCAGTCGCCGGTCGAGATCGCGGTCGATGTCCTCGTCCTCTTCGGCCTGTTTGTTCAGTTCGAGCGGCGTCATACCTCGCTCTTCGGCGAGGTCGCGGAAAATGTCGCCGCCGGAGACGTGCTCGTAGTCCAGTGCGTCGGCGAGACTCGCGGCAAGCGTACTCTTGCCGCTTCCGGCGGGGCCGGAGACGGTAATCAACATATCCCAACTCGGAGAGTGTGATTCAAAGAGATTGCGTCTCGGCGACGACGCGAGAGTCATACTGGTGGCTATCGGTTCGTAACGATATCTGGCACGACGGCGTGCCAGATCAGTTCGAAATGGTATCGCCACCAGTATCAGATCGCCGACGACCTCACGTCGGCGACGTCTGGATGTTCAGCGACTTGCGCAGGAACTGCGAGAGGCTCATCGAACAGAGGATATACCAGAAGATCCACGCCTGCATCGGCCCGATGATACCGGCCTGCCAGCTGCTCACCTCGCCGATCAGCGGCATGACGATCACCGTCGAACTCCCGCCGCCGACGCCGACGCCGAGCACCTGCCAGTACACCCACAGGAAGACGGGGATCGTGAACAGCATGATCCAAGGCATCGACCGGAACTGCTGTTTCATCATTCCGAACTGGTCGCTCATCATCTCCATCTGTTCTTCGCGGATTTCCTCAAGCGCCTCGTCGTCGTCCTGCTCTTTCGCGCGCTGTTCGCGCTCGCGGAGCTCCTGCTGTTTCTCCTGATAGTCGCTCATCCCGTCGAGGTTCGTCAGCCGGTCCTGCAACAGCGTCGACCACAGTCCGGTGAGGACCGCCAGCACGAGAATCACGAGATAGAAGGGCATGGCGGCATCGAGCGGCCCGATGACGAGATCGAGGACGCCGCCGATCTGGTTGCGGATCGACGGGTCCCAGTAGCCGACGAAAAACGCCAGCGAGCCGACCAGCGCGATCTTGTCCCAGCTCGACCAGCTGCTGTCACTCTCTTCGTCGGCCGGTTCGGCGTCTGCGAGCGCGTCTTTGATGCCGTCTGGATCGTCGACGACGAATCCGTCGCCGTCGGCGTCGACGAGGATCCCCTTCTCGATGAGACGGCCCCACTGACCGCTCGTCAACTCGTCGCTGACGTCGCTCCATTCGACGACGCCCTTGTCCTCGGCCGTCTCGAGGACGGTCTCGATCGCGGCCTCCATGCTGGCGTCCTCCGCGACGAGGGAGTCGATCTTCTGTGCCGTTCGTACCATTGTGGATCTCTAATGTTCCAGCCTAAATCAGGCTTTGCGTTCGATCGCCGTTTCGATGTCGTTCCAGACTCCTTCGAGAGACTGTTCGCCGTCGATCTCGACGAAGTTCTGGCGATCGCGGTAGTGATCGATCACCGGGGCGGTGTTCTCCTCGAAGACCTCGAGGCGGTTGCGCACCGCCTGTTCGGTGTCGTCCTCGCGGTGGATCAGCTCGCCGCCGCACTCGTCGCAGACGCCCTCCTCCTCGGGCGGGTTGAACTCGACGTGATAGTTCGCGCCGCAGTCGTCACAGACGCGCCGACCCGTGAGTCGGTCGACGAGTTCCGCCTCGCCGACCGACAGCGAGATGACGACGTCGAGATCAGTCATGTCCTCGAGCTGTTCGGCCTGTTCGAGGTTGCGCGGGTAGCCGTCGAGTACGAACCCGTCGGCGGACGTGAGCGCCTTTTCGACGATCGCGTTGACGACGGCGTCGGGAACGAGCTCGCCCTGATCCATGTACTCGCCGGGCGTGTCGTACTCCGTGTCCATCTCGGAGATGTCCATCTCCTTGTTCGAGCGGAGCGCGTCGCCCGTCGTGACGTGTTCGACGTCGAACTCCTCGGCGATGTTGCTCGACTGTGTTCCTTTGCCAGCGCCCGGTGGCCCGAGCAGCAGCACGCGTGGCTTGCTCATGGGCGTCGCTTTCGCGTCGGTGGTTAAAGGGTTGTCCAAACGCGCCCGAAACCGGAGTGGCTGACTGTTCCTGGAAAGGGGACCGTTCGGAACGTCTTAACCGCTCGCCGCCGAAGACCGGTCGATGAGTGATCTCCTCGTTCGCGCCGCCCGCGGTGAGCGGACCGAACGACCCCCGGTCTGGCTGATGCGACAGGCCGGCCGACACATCCCGGAGTACCGCGAGATCCGCGAGACCCATTCGTTCGTCGAGGCCGTTACCGATCCCGACGTTGCCGAACGGATCACGCTGTTGCCCTGGGAGCGGTATCGGCCGGACGGGCTGGTCATGTTCTCGGACATCCTGACGATTCTCGAACCGCTGGGCTTTCAGTACCACATCGAATCCGGCGTCGGACCGGTGATAGAGAACCCCGTCTCGGGGCCCGACGACGTCGACCGAGCGCGCGAACCGATCCCCGAGCGCCTCGATTACGTCGGCGACCTGCTGGACCGTCTCGACGAGCGGGTCGGTGATCGGACCTCGCTGATCGGCTTCGCCGGCGGTCCGTTCACTCTGGCCTCGTATGCGATCGCCGGCGAGCCCTCGCGCAACCATCTCCCCGCGCGCAAGTTCCGTCTCCAGCACCCCAA
It contains:
- a CDS encoding adenylate kinase, which translates into the protein MSKPRVLLLGPPGAGKGTQSSNIAEEFDVEHVTTGDALRSNKEMDISEMDTEYDTPGEYMDQGELVPDAVVNAIVEKALTSADGFVLDGYPRNLEQAEQLEDMTDLDVVISLSVGEAELVDRLTGRRVCDDCGANYHVEFNPPEEEGVCDECGGELIHREDDTEQAVRNRLEVFEENTAPVIDHYRDRQNFVEIDGEQSLEGVWNDIETAIERKA
- a CDS encoding RNA-guided pseudouridylation complex pseudouridine synthase subunit Cbf5, which produces MTRGPPSERSPAELLEFGVVNLDKPPGPSAHQVVAWLRDMAELDRAAHAGTLDPKVTGCLPVLLGDATRMAQVFDDAVKEYVAVLELHGEPPENLREVVAEFEAPIYQKPPRKSAVARRLRVREVHELDVLEVQGRQALLRVRSESGTYVRKLCHDIGLALGIGAHMGDLRRTATGSFDDRSLVTMHDLADALAWWREDDDPTHLREVVQPAERALEDVPEVTIAPSAAESVATGAPVYAPGVIDCPHVPDGQLVACYTPAGAAVCLGRLVGDPDADSGLVVELERVLV
- a CDS encoding DUF106 domain-containing protein → MVRTAQKIDSLVAEDASMEAAIETVLETAEDKGVVEWSDVSDELTSGQWGRLIEKGILVDADGDGFVVDDPDGIKDALADAEPADEESDSSWSSWDKIALVGSLAFFVGYWDPSIRNQIGGVLDLVIGPLDAAMPFYLVILVLAVLTGLWSTLLQDRLTNLDGMSDYQEKQQELREREQRAKEQDDDEALEEIREEQMEMMSDQFGMMKQQFRSMPWIMLFTIPVFLWVYWQVLGVGVGGGSSTVIVMPLIGEVSSWQAGIIGPMQAWIFWYILCSMSLSQFLRKSLNIQTSPT
- the cmk gene encoding (d)CMP kinase, translated to MLITVSGPAGSGKSTLAASLADALDYEHVSGGDIFRDLAEERGMTPLELNKQAEEDEDIDRDLDRRLREIARERDEVILESRLAGWMAGDYADLKIWLSAPLEVRAERISQRENKPFEQARNETLERGESEAHRYKEYYNIDFDDLSIYDLSINTARWGPQGVLSLTLHAVQSYKETGDEGKTPITDVEYDL
- the hemE gene encoding uroporphyrinogen decarboxylase — translated: MSDLLVRAARGERTERPPVWLMRQAGRHIPEYREIRETHSFVEAVTDPDVAERITLLPWERYRPDGLVMFSDILTILEPLGFQYHIESGVGPVIENPVSGPDDVDRAREPIPERLDYVGDLLDRLDERVGDRTSLIGFAGGPFTLASYAIAGEPSRNHLPARKFRLQHPKAFERLLDLFTEAVAEFLQYQVAHGADVVQLFDTYAGVLPPADYERHIVPRHREIVASVDAPTILFVRNMNGRLEQLAAAGPDVVGLDWTVEMSDARERLGDLGVQGNLDPSVLFADRETIRERTREIIEAAGPQGHVLNLGHGVDRETPVESVQTFVETAKNFRW